A part of Streptomyces sp. NBC_00557 genomic DNA contains:
- a CDS encoding hemolysin family protein: MTEVLLLLVAVLLSVACGAFVAAEFSLTTVERGELERAAERGERGAAGALKAVRNLTFQLSGAQLGITVTNLVVGMLAEPSVAKLLAGPFRAMGLSGSTAGSVALVLGTALSTVFLMVVGELVPKNWAISSPLAMARRVGNPQRLFSAAFRPFITHLNNTANHVVRRLGIEPAEELASARGPQELAALARHSAKEGALEPDTAELFVRTLNLADLTAENVMTPRVQVVALETQATCEDVANATRATGLSRFPVYRGTLDSVVGTAHIKDVLAVPADQRRHRTVGQIMREPLLVPESLTVDRLLDRLGGRRTMAVVIDEYGGTAGVATLEDIVEEVVGEVRDEHDPHETPDLAPAGADERGRALYSADGAARTDQLARVGLRVPEGPYETLAGLVATLLGRIPVTGDTVEVAGWRLDVVDATGRRAARVLLHAPLDDERPHETAEGAR; this comes from the coding sequence ATGACCGAAGTGCTCCTGCTTCTGGTGGCGGTCCTGCTGTCGGTCGCCTGCGGCGCCTTCGTGGCCGCCGAGTTCTCGCTGACCACGGTGGAGCGCGGCGAGCTGGAGCGGGCCGCCGAACGCGGCGAACGGGGCGCGGCGGGCGCCCTGAAAGCCGTACGGAACCTGACCTTCCAGCTCTCCGGCGCCCAGCTCGGCATCACCGTGACCAACCTGGTGGTCGGCATGCTCGCCGAGCCGTCCGTCGCCAAGCTGCTGGCCGGCCCCTTCCGTGCGATGGGCCTGTCGGGGTCCACGGCGGGTTCGGTCGCCCTGGTGCTCGGTACGGCCCTGTCGACGGTGTTCCTGATGGTCGTCGGGGAGCTGGTGCCGAAGAACTGGGCGATCTCGTCACCGCTGGCCATGGCCCGGCGGGTCGGCAACCCGCAGCGCCTGTTCAGCGCGGCCTTCCGGCCCTTCATCACCCATCTGAACAACACGGCCAACCATGTCGTGCGCCGGCTCGGCATCGAGCCCGCCGAGGAGCTGGCCTCCGCGCGCGGCCCCCAGGAGCTGGCGGCGCTCGCCCGGCACTCCGCCAAGGAAGGCGCACTGGAGCCGGACACCGCCGAGCTGTTCGTGCGCACGCTGAACCTGGCCGACCTGACGGCGGAGAACGTGATGACCCCGCGCGTCCAGGTCGTGGCCCTCGAGACGCAGGCCACCTGCGAGGACGTGGCCAACGCGACCCGGGCGACCGGGCTGAGCCGGTTCCCGGTCTACCGGGGCACCCTCGACTCGGTGGTCGGCACCGCCCACATCAAGGACGTCCTGGCCGTCCCCGCCGACCAGCGGCGCCACCGCACGGTCGGCCAGATCATGCGCGAGCCGCTGCTGGTCCCCGAGTCCCTGACCGTCGACCGGCTGCTGGACCGCCTCGGCGGCCGGCGCACCATGGCCGTCGTCATCGACGAGTACGGCGGCACGGCCGGGGTGGCGACCCTGGAGGACATCGTCGAGGAGGTCGTCGGCGAGGTGCGCGACGAGCACGACCCGCACGAGACGCCCGACCTCGCCCCCGCCGGGGCGGACGAGCGGGGCCGGGCCCTGTACTCGGCCGACGGCGCCGCCCGCACCGACCAGCTCGCGCGCGTGGGACTGCGGGTGCCCGAGGGGCCGTACGAGACGCTGGCCGGCCTGGTCGCGACCCTGCTGGGCCGGATACCGGTCACCGGTGACACGGTCGAGGTCGCGGGCTGGCGGCTGGACGTGGTGGACGCCACCGGCCGCCGGGCTGCGCGGGTGCTGCTGCACGCGCCGCTGGACGACGAGCGGCCCCACGAGACCGCGGAGGGGGCGCGATGA
- a CDS encoding GNAT family N-acetyltransferase — translation MTDLRMRHALTDDLDAVLAFWKTAAEGTSISDDRDGVERLAARDPEALILAELDGELVGTVIAGFDGWRCHLYRLAVHPGRRRQGIASALLAAAEERFARLGGRRADAMVLVRNETAHHAWGAAGYEPQEQWRRWVKPLTG, via the coding sequence ATGACCGATCTGCGGATGCGCCACGCTCTCACCGACGATCTCGACGCCGTGCTCGCCTTCTGGAAGACGGCCGCCGAGGGCACCAGCATCAGCGACGACCGGGACGGGGTGGAGCGGCTGGCCGCCCGCGACCCCGAGGCGCTGATCCTCGCCGAGCTGGACGGCGAGCTGGTGGGCACCGTGATCGCGGGGTTCGACGGCTGGCGCTGCCATCTGTACCGGCTCGCGGTGCATCCGGGGCGGCGCCGGCAGGGCATCGCCTCGGCGCTGCTGGCGGCCGCCGAGGAGCGGTTCGCCCGGCTCGGCGGCCGGCGTGCGGACGCGATGGTGCTGGTGCGCAACGAGACCGCCCACCATGCCTGGGGCGCCGCCGGGTACGAGCCGCAGGAGCAGTGGCGACGCTGGGTGAAGCCGCTCACCGGCTGA
- a CDS encoding LLM class F420-dependent oxidoreductase codes for MARPFRFGVNLVTPAPAAEWRAKCRRAEELGYDVILVPDHLGTPAPFPALVAAAEATERPRVGTFVLNSGFWNPALLAREVATTDALTGGRLELGLGTGYVPAEHEAAGLPYGSARERVDHLRRTVGELDRLLGSHDLPRSGPHSAGVTAMPRPVQPRVPLLIGANGDRMLRLTAEHADIAAFTGARPGSVPGTLEPLGPDELDERVARYRDLARGRAAEAELNLLIQLVAVTDDPEPVLKPLLERQSRLTLDDALALPVMLAGPLPEIVARVRAQRERYGFSYLTVLEPFMEAFAPVMERLRAESA; via the coding sequence ATGGCGCGTCCGTTCCGTTTCGGGGTCAATCTGGTCACGCCCGCGCCCGCCGCCGAGTGGCGTGCGAAGTGCCGGCGCGCCGAGGAGCTGGGGTACGACGTGATCCTCGTCCCGGATCACCTGGGCACGCCCGCGCCGTTCCCGGCGCTGGTCGCGGCGGCCGAGGCGACCGAGCGGCCCCGGGTCGGCACGTTCGTGCTCAACTCCGGCTTCTGGAACCCGGCGCTGCTGGCCCGCGAGGTGGCGACCACGGACGCGCTCACCGGCGGGCGCCTCGAACTGGGGCTGGGCACCGGGTATGTGCCGGCCGAGCACGAGGCGGCCGGGCTGCCGTACGGCTCGGCACGCGAGCGGGTGGACCACCTCCGGCGCACGGTCGGCGAGCTGGACCGGCTGCTGGGCTCGCACGACCTGCCCCGGTCCGGGCCCCACTCGGCCGGGGTGACCGCCATGCCCCGGCCCGTCCAGCCCCGGGTGCCGCTGCTGATCGGCGCGAACGGCGACCGGATGCTGCGGCTGACCGCCGAGCACGCGGACATCGCGGCCTTCACCGGGGCCCGGCCGGGGTCCGTGCCGGGGACGCTGGAGCCGCTCGGCCCCGACGAGCTGGACGAGAGGGTGGCGCGCTACCGGGACCTGGCGCGGGGCCGGGCGGCAGAGGCCGAGCTGAACCTGCTGATCCAGCTGGTGGCGGTCACCGACGACCCCGAGCCCGTGCTGAAGCCGCTGCTGGAGAGGCAGTCGCGGCTGACGCTGGACGACGCGCTGGCCCTGCCCGTCATGCTGGCCGGCCCGCTTCCGGAGATCGTCGCCCGGGTGCGGGCGCAGCGCGAGCGGTACGGCTTCTCGTACCTGACCGTGCTGGAGCCGTTCATGGAGGCCTTCGCGCCGGTGATGGAGCGGCTGCGCGCGGAGTCCGCATGA